In Vanacampus margaritifer isolate UIUO_Vmar chromosome 9, RoL_Vmar_1.0, whole genome shotgun sequence, the following proteins share a genomic window:
- the tars2 gene encoding threonine--tRNA ligase 2, cytoplasmic isoform X3 codes for MAATQLFWPLVQQASARAYRKYSKACPSLPERVQVFESLREQKRRVEVSEKRISVHVGDDQFVKGTAGVTTPLAVAQSIREKGALVSKVNGELWDLGRPLEADCQLQLLGFDSLEGRQAAWQTGACVLGGVLQKDFGARVYREGASELGLYCDHALDNSAALSLGDVEKRCNAAAALKLPLTRLELDAQEMSELFQDDMLRLRLVREQMNGPTATVYRCGDSIALCNGPLLPHTGLLRVFKMLQLSSVTLADQSELPGLMRLFGVAFPGEKEKYEWEREQEEAGRRDHRRIGTAQELFFFNDVSPGSCFFLPKGAHVYNTLTDFIRSEYRRRGFAEVITPTLYSTALWERSGHWEHYSDNMFTVTSEGSRTYALKPMNCPAHCLMFEQRVRSWRELPLRWADFGALHRNELSGALGGLTRVRRFCQDDAHIFCTPEQLEDEIVACLDFVRSVYQVFGFSFHCLLSTRPAPCLGEPEQWDHAEQQLERSLQQFGECWELNPGDGAFYGPKIDIQIKDAIGRQHQCATIQLDFQLPIRFDLQYVGRDGRSHHRPVMIHRAVLGSLERMIAILAENFGGKWPLWLSPAQVMVIPVSSSCESAAKQAVSCCENKKLASL; via the exons ATGGCGGCGACGCAACTGTTTTGGCCGCTGGTCCAACAGGCGAGCGCCCGAGCTTACAGGAAGTATAGCAAG GCGTGTCCGTCATTGCCAGAGCGAGTGCAAGTCTTTGAATCCCTCAGGGAGCAAAAGAGGAGAGTTGAGGTTTCTGAAAAGCGCATCAGTGTCCATGTCGGTGATGACCAGTTTGTCAAGGGGACCGCTGGGGTCACAACGCCTCTTGCTGTCGCACAGAGTATTCG TGAGAAAGGAGCCTTGGTGAGCAAGGTAAACGGAGAGCTGTGGGATCTTGGGCGTCCCCTAGAGGCCGACTGTCAACTGCAACTTCTTGGCTTTGACTCACTTGAGGGAAGACAG GCAGCATGGCAAACGGGAGCATGTGTACTCGGTGGAGTGCTGCAGAAGGATTTTGGTGCCAGGGTGTATCGCGAAGGAGCATCGGAGCTCGGCCTTTACTGTGATCATGCGTTGGATAACAG CGCTGCCTTGTCTCTGGGTGATGTGGAAAAAAGATGCAACGCGGCCGCTGCCCTCAAGCTGCCTCTGACCCGGCTGGAACTCGACGCGCAAGAGATGAGTGAGCTCTTCCAG GACGACATGCTGAGATTGCGGCTTGTACGGGAGCAGATGAACGGCCCCACAGCTACCGTATACAG GTGTGGAGACAGCATTGCCCTGTGTAACGGGCCCCTCCTCCCACACACTGGCCTCCTCAGGGTGTTCAAGATGctccag CTGTCATCCGTGACCTTGGCCGATCAGAGCGAGTTGCCGGGTTTGATGCGTCTCTTCGGCGTGGCCTTTCCTGGAGAGAAGGAAAAGTACGAGTGGGAAAGGGAGCAGGAGGAGGCCGGCAGGAGGGACCACAGACGCATCGGCACG GCCCAGGAGTTGTTCTTCTTCAATGACGTCAGTCCTGGAAGTTGCTTCTTCCTCCCTAAAGGAGCTCACGTGTACAACACCCTCACTGACTTCATCAGG AGCGAGTACCGACGGCGAGGCTTCGCCGAGGTCATCACGCCGACTCTGTACAGCACCGCCTTGTGGGAACGCTCGGGCCACTGGGAACACTACAGCGACAACATGTTCACCGTCACCTCGGAGGGCTCTCGGACCTACGCGCTCAAGCCCATGAATTGCCCCGCCCACTG CTTGATGTTCGAGCAGCGCGTGCGCTCGTGGCGAGAGCTTCCACTGCGCTGGGCAGACTTCGGGGCGCTGCATCGCAACGAGCTCTCCGGCGCTCTCGGGGGCCTCACCCGGGTCCGCAGGTTCTGCCAGGACGATGCTCACATCTTCTGCACGCCTGAACAG CTGGAAGATGAGATTGTGGCTTGTTTGGACTTTGTGAGGAGCGTTTATCAAGTGTTTGGGTTTTCCTTCCACTGCCTCCTGTCCACACGTCCCGCTCCCTGCCTGGGGGAGCCCGAGCAGTGGGACCACGCCGAGCAG caGTTGGAGCGCAGCCTGCAGCAGTTTGGCGAGTGCTGGGAGTTGAACCCGGGGGACGGCGCCTTCTATGGGCCAAAG ATTGACATTCAGATCAAAGATGCGATTGGCCGACAGCACCAGTGCGCCACCATCCAGTTGGACTTTCAACTGCCAATCAGATTTGACCTTCAGTATGTGGG GCGAGATGGCCGGTCGCACCATCGGCCGGTGATGATCCACCGCGCCGTGCTGGGTTCCCTGGAGAGGATGATTGCCATCTTGGCTGAAAACTTTGGAGGCAAATG GCCACTTTGGTTGTCTCCGGCGCAGGTCATGGTCATCCCGGTCAGCAGCAGTTGCGAGTCAGCCGCCAAGCAG GCCGTGTCATGCTGTGAGAATAAAAAACTGGCTTCCCTTTAA
- the tars2 gene encoding threonine--tRNA ligase 1, cytoplasmic isoform X2 has translation MAATQLFWPLVQQASARAYRKYSKACPSLPERVQVFESLREQKRRVEVSEKRISVHVGDDQFVKGTAGVTTPLAVAQSIREKGALVSKVNGELWDLGRPLEADCQLQLLGFDSLEGRQAAWQTGACVLGGVLQKDFGARVYREGASELGLYCDHALDNSAALSLGDVEKRCNAAAALKLPLTRLELDAQEMSELFQDDMLRLRLVREQMNGPTATVYRCGDSIALCNGPLLPHTGLLRVFKMLQLSSVTLADQSELPGLMRLFGVAFPGEKEKYEWEREQEEAGRRDHRRIGTAQELFFFNDVSPGSCFFLPKGAHVYNTLTDFIRSEYRRRGFAEVITPTLYSTALWERSGHWEHYSDNMFTVTSEGSRTYALKPMNCPAHCLMFEQRVRSWRELPLRWADFGALHRNELSGALGGLTRVRRFCQDDAHIFCTPEQLEDEIVACLDFVRSVYQVFGFSFHCLLSTRPAPCLGEPEQWDHAEQQLERSLQQFGECWELNPGDGAFYGPKIDIQIKDAIGRQHQCATIQLDFQLPIRFDLQYVGRDGRSHHRPVMIHRAVLGSLERMIAILAENFGGKWPLWLSPAQVMVIPVSSSCESAAKQLVQQFREAGFMADLNEDAGATISKKIRSAQLSQYNYTFVVGDRERESGTVSVRSRGGQQLGTRPVQDVLMSLSQLRDSRSNQDHF, from the exons ATGGCGGCGACGCAACTGTTTTGGCCGCTGGTCCAACAGGCGAGCGCCCGAGCTTACAGGAAGTATAGCAAG GCGTGTCCGTCATTGCCAGAGCGAGTGCAAGTCTTTGAATCCCTCAGGGAGCAAAAGAGGAGAGTTGAGGTTTCTGAAAAGCGCATCAGTGTCCATGTCGGTGATGACCAGTTTGTCAAGGGGACCGCTGGGGTCACAACGCCTCTTGCTGTCGCACAGAGTATTCG TGAGAAAGGAGCCTTGGTGAGCAAGGTAAACGGAGAGCTGTGGGATCTTGGGCGTCCCCTAGAGGCCGACTGTCAACTGCAACTTCTTGGCTTTGACTCACTTGAGGGAAGACAG GCAGCATGGCAAACGGGAGCATGTGTACTCGGTGGAGTGCTGCAGAAGGATTTTGGTGCCAGGGTGTATCGCGAAGGAGCATCGGAGCTCGGCCTTTACTGTGATCATGCGTTGGATAACAG CGCTGCCTTGTCTCTGGGTGATGTGGAAAAAAGATGCAACGCGGCCGCTGCCCTCAAGCTGCCTCTGACCCGGCTGGAACTCGACGCGCAAGAGATGAGTGAGCTCTTCCAG GACGACATGCTGAGATTGCGGCTTGTACGGGAGCAGATGAACGGCCCCACAGCTACCGTATACAG GTGTGGAGACAGCATTGCCCTGTGTAACGGGCCCCTCCTCCCACACACTGGCCTCCTCAGGGTGTTCAAGATGctccag CTGTCATCCGTGACCTTGGCCGATCAGAGCGAGTTGCCGGGTTTGATGCGTCTCTTCGGCGTGGCCTTTCCTGGAGAGAAGGAAAAGTACGAGTGGGAAAGGGAGCAGGAGGAGGCCGGCAGGAGGGACCACAGACGCATCGGCACG GCCCAGGAGTTGTTCTTCTTCAATGACGTCAGTCCTGGAAGTTGCTTCTTCCTCCCTAAAGGAGCTCACGTGTACAACACCCTCACTGACTTCATCAGG AGCGAGTACCGACGGCGAGGCTTCGCCGAGGTCATCACGCCGACTCTGTACAGCACCGCCTTGTGGGAACGCTCGGGCCACTGGGAACACTACAGCGACAACATGTTCACCGTCACCTCGGAGGGCTCTCGGACCTACGCGCTCAAGCCCATGAATTGCCCCGCCCACTG CTTGATGTTCGAGCAGCGCGTGCGCTCGTGGCGAGAGCTTCCACTGCGCTGGGCAGACTTCGGGGCGCTGCATCGCAACGAGCTCTCCGGCGCTCTCGGGGGCCTCACCCGGGTCCGCAGGTTCTGCCAGGACGATGCTCACATCTTCTGCACGCCTGAACAG CTGGAAGATGAGATTGTGGCTTGTTTGGACTTTGTGAGGAGCGTTTATCAAGTGTTTGGGTTTTCCTTCCACTGCCTCCTGTCCACACGTCCCGCTCCCTGCCTGGGGGAGCCCGAGCAGTGGGACCACGCCGAGCAG caGTTGGAGCGCAGCCTGCAGCAGTTTGGCGAGTGCTGGGAGTTGAACCCGGGGGACGGCGCCTTCTATGGGCCAAAG ATTGACATTCAGATCAAAGATGCGATTGGCCGACAGCACCAGTGCGCCACCATCCAGTTGGACTTTCAACTGCCAATCAGATTTGACCTTCAGTATGTGGG GCGAGATGGCCGGTCGCACCATCGGCCGGTGATGATCCACCGCGCCGTGCTGGGTTCCCTGGAGAGGATGATTGCCATCTTGGCTGAAAACTTTGGAGGCAAATG GCCACTTTGGTTGTCTCCGGCGCAGGTCATGGTCATCCCGGTCAGCAGCAGTTGCGAGTCAGCCGCCAAGCAG TTGGTTCAGCAGTTTCGTGAAGCCGGCTTCATGGCGGATTTGAATGAAGACGCCGGCGCCACCATAAGTAAAAAGATCCGCTCTGCTCAGCTGTCACAATACAACTACACGTTTG tggttggCGATCGGGAGCGCGAGAGCGGCACTGTGAGCGTCCGCAGTCGAGGCGGCCAGCAGCTGGGCACGAGGCCCGTCCAGGACGTTCTGATGAGCCTTTCGCAACTGCGAGACTCCAGGAGTAACCAGGACCACTTTTAA
- the tars2 gene encoding threonine--tRNA ligase 2, cytoplasmic isoform X1 produces MAATQLFWPLVQQASARAYRKYSKACPSLPERVQVFESLREQKRRVEVSEKRISVHVGDDQFVKGTAGVTTPLAVAQSIREKGALVSKVNGELWDLGRPLEADCQLQLLGFDSLEGRQAAWQTGACVLGGVLQKDFGARVYREGASELGLYCDHALDNSAALSLGDVEKRCNAAAALKLPLTRLELDAQEMSELFQDDMLRLRLVREQMNGPTATVYRCGDSIALCNGPLLPHTGLLRVFKMLQLSSVTLADQSELPGLMRLFGVAFPGEKEKYEWEREQEEAGRRDHRRIGTAQELFFFNDVSPGSCFFLPKGAHVYNTLTDFIRSEYRRRGFAEVITPTLYSTALWERSGHWEHYSDNMFTVTSEGSRTYALKPMNCPAHCLMFEQRVRSWRELPLRWADFGALHRNELSGALGGLTRVRRFCQDDAHIFCTPEQLEDEIVACLDFVRSVYQVFGFSFHCLLSTRPAPCLGEPEQWDHAEQQLERSLQQFGECWELNPGDGAFYGPKIDIQIKDAIGRQHQCATIQLDFQLPIRFDLQYVGRDGRSHHRPVMIHRAVLGSLERMIAILAENFGGKWPLWLSPAQVMVIPVSSSCESAAKQLVQQFREAGFMADLNEDAGATISKKIRSAQLSQYNYTFGKDSVSPLTPSSQAALFCDDARFAPSGWRSGARERHCERPQSRRPAAGHEARPGRSDEPFATARLQE; encoded by the exons ATGGCGGCGACGCAACTGTTTTGGCCGCTGGTCCAACAGGCGAGCGCCCGAGCTTACAGGAAGTATAGCAAG GCGTGTCCGTCATTGCCAGAGCGAGTGCAAGTCTTTGAATCCCTCAGGGAGCAAAAGAGGAGAGTTGAGGTTTCTGAAAAGCGCATCAGTGTCCATGTCGGTGATGACCAGTTTGTCAAGGGGACCGCTGGGGTCACAACGCCTCTTGCTGTCGCACAGAGTATTCG TGAGAAAGGAGCCTTGGTGAGCAAGGTAAACGGAGAGCTGTGGGATCTTGGGCGTCCCCTAGAGGCCGACTGTCAACTGCAACTTCTTGGCTTTGACTCACTTGAGGGAAGACAG GCAGCATGGCAAACGGGAGCATGTGTACTCGGTGGAGTGCTGCAGAAGGATTTTGGTGCCAGGGTGTATCGCGAAGGAGCATCGGAGCTCGGCCTTTACTGTGATCATGCGTTGGATAACAG CGCTGCCTTGTCTCTGGGTGATGTGGAAAAAAGATGCAACGCGGCCGCTGCCCTCAAGCTGCCTCTGACCCGGCTGGAACTCGACGCGCAAGAGATGAGTGAGCTCTTCCAG GACGACATGCTGAGATTGCGGCTTGTACGGGAGCAGATGAACGGCCCCACAGCTACCGTATACAG GTGTGGAGACAGCATTGCCCTGTGTAACGGGCCCCTCCTCCCACACACTGGCCTCCTCAGGGTGTTCAAGATGctccag CTGTCATCCGTGACCTTGGCCGATCAGAGCGAGTTGCCGGGTTTGATGCGTCTCTTCGGCGTGGCCTTTCCTGGAGAGAAGGAAAAGTACGAGTGGGAAAGGGAGCAGGAGGAGGCCGGCAGGAGGGACCACAGACGCATCGGCACG GCCCAGGAGTTGTTCTTCTTCAATGACGTCAGTCCTGGAAGTTGCTTCTTCCTCCCTAAAGGAGCTCACGTGTACAACACCCTCACTGACTTCATCAGG AGCGAGTACCGACGGCGAGGCTTCGCCGAGGTCATCACGCCGACTCTGTACAGCACCGCCTTGTGGGAACGCTCGGGCCACTGGGAACACTACAGCGACAACATGTTCACCGTCACCTCGGAGGGCTCTCGGACCTACGCGCTCAAGCCCATGAATTGCCCCGCCCACTG CTTGATGTTCGAGCAGCGCGTGCGCTCGTGGCGAGAGCTTCCACTGCGCTGGGCAGACTTCGGGGCGCTGCATCGCAACGAGCTCTCCGGCGCTCTCGGGGGCCTCACCCGGGTCCGCAGGTTCTGCCAGGACGATGCTCACATCTTCTGCACGCCTGAACAG CTGGAAGATGAGATTGTGGCTTGTTTGGACTTTGTGAGGAGCGTTTATCAAGTGTTTGGGTTTTCCTTCCACTGCCTCCTGTCCACACGTCCCGCTCCCTGCCTGGGGGAGCCCGAGCAGTGGGACCACGCCGAGCAG caGTTGGAGCGCAGCCTGCAGCAGTTTGGCGAGTGCTGGGAGTTGAACCCGGGGGACGGCGCCTTCTATGGGCCAAAG ATTGACATTCAGATCAAAGATGCGATTGGCCGACAGCACCAGTGCGCCACCATCCAGTTGGACTTTCAACTGCCAATCAGATTTGACCTTCAGTATGTGGG GCGAGATGGCCGGTCGCACCATCGGCCGGTGATGATCCACCGCGCCGTGCTGGGTTCCCTGGAGAGGATGATTGCCATCTTGGCTGAAAACTTTGGAGGCAAATG GCCACTTTGGTTGTCTCCGGCGCAGGTCATGGTCATCCCGGTCAGCAGCAGTTGCGAGTCAGCCGCCAAGCAG TTGGTTCAGCAGTTTCGTGAAGCCGGCTTCATGGCGGATTTGAATGAAGACGCCGGCGCCACCATAAGTAAAAAGATCCGCTCTGCTCAGCTGTCACAATACAACTACACGTTTGGTAAAGACAGCGTGAGCCCGCTTACGCCTTCTTCACAAGCCGCACTGTTTTGTGACGACGCACGttttgctcccagtggttggCGATCGGGAGCGCGAGAGCGGCACTGTGAGCGTCCGCAGTCGAGGCGGCCAGCAGCTGGGCACGAGGCCCGTCCAGGACGTTCTGATGAGCCTTTCGCAACTGCGAGACTCCAGGAGTAA
- the rprd2b gene encoding regulation of nuclear pre-mRNA domain-containing protein 2, with amino-acid sequence MAAGSGAASGHGAASGHGARSSNAALEASLDRRFQGISNTMDSIQSLSGWCIENKKQSGLVVRYWMKWIKKSDNNHRLNLFYLANDVIQNCKRKNAIVFRAAFADVLPNATLLIKDAKVRKSVERILSIWEERSVYPEELLTQLKSNLNKKEKDREKDREKDREKDREKDREKDREKDREKDREKDREKDREKEREKPKEKGKVKEKEKGKETPPVTAPAKTKAAIKSKIVEEFASSSLIEQLSGHKQAVGEEEFREKQLAALRLDICGTEALKRLKDKAGGNKLAKDFEDGSQKLQEFVGFLEEELKTGPPLLEALENADIFYETQYKEVKIVANAYSSFANRVASLKRKLDSLKSTLPGPEDSPIPSPSEDAPSPTGSDSPFLGMGAARAQVDPELDGKAMDEGDLPSDSREDMDASDEEECSSSTAAGDKTDEMSPSVAKLDADPKTPSTPTKASKATTAATVTPATPTLASQTPSTPLGVNMAKVDLGKISSILSSLTAAMKNTGSPSARPAAGAAPSSTPSAQAAASKASPASPALASILSRVDISPVGILNALSKKNTPGLSSLLHTVTNSAQPTRASPETAASKTPKAKSTVGNSLKRDTPSRNRVWEKNRQLSPPPRLAAAVSPPSLESKINSFLQGNPGFSLALGDASPDGVDGTPVRDEGAGTPTQDEIMDAPGSVPESLGSSGSNNLSPTAYRSEPWDAVITPSGSNNDGDFASSRYGGTKRSDEAKRKKAASAPNSELAKAKKDAQHSQGATADGNTRAKAERRLSAGSRKASAGSEEGPSGKREDKLKGVQSPGRDAKDNGGYHRIETLVSPCSEGAPIQTVGYSNQPPAGERIKTVESIRVIGRDSRRGGGAGARSGASMWYEEEEYMEAHSAVPPPLSVGQGGSGDLPLAMPPPHHLLTHPPPPPPLPHPLPHPLPPPPPPQVAFQMLYHAESLQTPPPSHLLHPPLPSPHFFGAPPTIPRPPPPPMSPTLSPSLPPAVMVGGLLLPVDRMQGRRDGPERGGPRVNRSSPRPLLSLLGEPPKLPRPGTVKEPFAARHTPPIHRPGAPGPPPPLLGRVKEPPKLHPPPTSPSTPPSPALDGVPARALAQSAAAPGQNPPASPSGQPRSHPPSPVPLLALPTQRPALLSSPNLHRPAQRGQHSGGGRFRGNKRPGPPFAGGPFHGQKRPFQPRY; translated from the exons CCGACAACAATCATCGGTTGAATCTCTTCTACCTTGCAAATGATGTCATACAGAACTGCAAACGAAAGAACGCTATCGTGTTCCGCGCCGCCTTTGCTGACGTTCTCCCAAATGCTACCCTCCTCATCAA agacGCCAAGGTGCGCAAATCTGTGGAAAGGATCTTGTCGATCTGGGAGGAACGCAGTGTGTACCCTGAGGAGCTCCTCACACAGCTGAAAAGCAACCTGAACAAGAAGGAGAAGGATCGTGAGAAGGATCGTGAGAAGGATCGCGAGAAGGATCGCGAGAAGGATCGCGAGAAGGATCGCGAGAAGGATCGCGAGAAGGATCGCGAGAAGGATCGCGAGAAGGATCGCGAGAAGGAACGTGAGAAGCCGAAAGAAAAAGGCAAGgtgaaggaaaaggaaaaaggaaaagagaCGCCACCTGTGACTG CTCCAGCCAAGACCAAAGCTGCAATCAAGTCCAAGATCGTTGAAGAGTTTGCA TCCAGCTCCCTTATAGAGCAGCTGTCGGGACACAAACAGGCCGTTGGTGAAGAGGAGTTCAGGGAGAAGCAGCTCGCTGCTCTCAGGCTGGACATTTGCGGCACAGAAGCTCTCAAGAGGCTGAAAG ATAAGGCGGGAGGGAACAAGTTAGCCAAGGATTTTGAGGACGGCAGTCAGAAGCTGCAGGAGTTTGTGGGCTTCTTGGAGGAGGAGTTGAAGACGGGCCCGCCCCTGCTGGAAGCTTTGGAGAACGCCGACATCTTCTACGAGACGCAGTACAAGGAGGTCAAGATTGTGGCTAAT GCATACAGTTCTTTTGCCAACCGTGTGGCCAGTCTCAAAAGGAAACTGGACTCCCTCAAGTCGACTCTACCCGGGCCCGAAGACTCACCCATCCCCTCGCCCTCCGAAGACGCGCCCTCCCCCACCGGCTCCGACTCCCCCTTCCTAGGGATGGGTGCCGCCCGAGCGCAGGTGGACCCGGAGCTGGACGGCAAGGCCATGGACGAAGGGGACCTGCCGAGCGACAGCAGAGAGGACATGGACGCGTCTGACGAAGAGGAGTGCTCTTCTTCAACGGCTG CAGGTGACAAGACAGACGAGATGTCGCCTTCTGTTGCCAAGCTGGACGCAGACCCCAAAACTCCGAGCACACCTACCAAAGCGTCAAAGGCAACCACCGCTGCCACGGTAACCCCAGCCACGCCCActttggcctctcaaacgccGAGCACTCCTCTGGGAGTCAACATGGCTAAGGTGGACCTGGGAAAGATCAGCTCCATCCTCAGTTCACTTACAGCCGCCATGAAGaacacag GAAGCCCCTCAGCCCGCCCGGCTGCAGGAGCAGCACCCAGCAGCACCCCGTCGGCCCAGGCCGCAGCCTCCAAAGCCAGCCCGGCCAGCCCGGCTCTTGCCAGTATTTTGTCACGTGTTGACATTTCACCTGTTGGCATACTGAACGCGctgtccaaaaaaaacacaccag GTTTGTCCTCTCTCCTGCACACTGTGACAAACTCCGCTCAGCCCACTCGAGCTTCCCCAGAAACGGCAGCATCAAAGACCCCGAAAGCGAAATCCACAGTGGGAAACAGTCTGAAGCGAGACACGCCGAGCAGGAACAGAGTCTGGGAAAAGAACCGTCAGCTGTCCCCGCCTCCCCGCCTTGCCGCTGCCGTCTCGCCTCCCAGTCTCGAATCTAAAATCAACAGTTTCTTGCAGGGTAATCCCGGTTTCAGCCTGGCCTTGGGTGACGCCAGTCCCGACGGCGTGGACGGCACCCCGGTGCGCGACGAGGGCGCCGGCACCCCCACTCAAGACGAGATCATGGACGCGCCCGGGAGCGTGCCCGAGTCTTTGGGGTCCTCTGGCAGCAACAACCTTTCACCCACGGCATATCGCAGCGAACCTTGGGACGCTGTGATCACGCCGTCGGGAAGTAACAATGACGGCGATTTTGCCTCCTCGCGCTACGGAGGTACGAAAAGAAGCGACGAAGCTAAGAGGAAGAAGGCGGCGTCCGCGCCCAACAGCGAGCTCGCCAAGGCTAAGAAAGACGCACAACACAGTCAGGGTGCGACGGCAGACGGAAACACCAGAGCGAAAGCGGAGCGCCGACTCTCGGCTGGCTCCCGAAAAGCAAGCGCGGGATCGGAGGAAGGTCCAAGTGGCAAAAGAGAGGACAAGCTGAAAGGTGTCCAGTCGCCAGGTAGGGACGCTAAGGACAATGGGGGCTACCACCGCATTGAGACCCTCGTTTCCCCCTGTAGCGAGGGCGCCCCCATCCAGACCGTGGGCTATTCCAACCAGCCCCCCGCAGGAGAAAGAATCAAGACGGTGGAGAGCATCCGCGTGATTGGCCGAGACTCTCGGCGAGGGGGAGGGGCCGGCGCTCGGTCGGGGGCGTCGATGTGGTACGAAGAGGAAGAGTACATGGAAGCTCATTCGGCCGTCCCCCCTCCCCTTAGCGTTGGCCAGGGAGGCAGTGGGGATCTGCCTCTCGCCATGCCGCCCCCGCACCACCTCCTCACTCACCCCCCACCTCCTCCCCCGCTCCCTCACCCGCTCCCTCACCCGCTCCctcctccccccccaccccaagttGCGTTCCAAATGCTTTACCATGCCGAGAGTCTGCAGACTCCTCCCCCTTCCCACCTTTTGCACCCGCCCCTTCCTTCACCCCATTTCTTTGGCGCACCCCCGACTATACCTCGACCTCCCCCGCCTCCCATGTCTCCCACACTATCTCCCTCTTTGCCCCCCGCGGTCATGGTAGGTGGCCTTTTATTACCTGTGGACCGCATGCAAGGCAGACGTGACGGTCCGGAGCGAGGAGGCCCCAGGGTCAACCGCTCCTCGCCTCGTCCACTCCTCTCGTTGTTAGGCGAGCCTCCCAAACTGCCTCGTCCGGGCACAGTCAAGGAGCCTTTTGCCGCCCGCCATACGCCCCCTATCCACCGCCCGGGCGCGCCCGGCCCGCCTCCGCCTCTCCTGGGCCGAGTGAAGGAGCCCCCAAAGCTCCACCCTCCGCCCACGTCTCCCTCGACGCCACCGTCGCCCGCGCTGGACGGCGTGCCCGCTCGAGCTCTCGCTCAATCCGCGGCGGCCCCCGGGCAGAACCCGCCAGCCAGTCCTAGCGGTCAACCCCGCAGCCACCCTCCCAGTCCCGTGCCCCTCCTGGCGCTGCCTACTCAAAGGCCAGCCTTGCTGTCCAGCCCCAACTTGCACAGACCCGCGCAGCGAGGCCAGCACTCGGGTGGCGGCAGGTTCCGCGGCAACAAGCGTCCCGGCCCTCCCTTCGCCGGTGGCCCCTTCCACGGGCAGAAGAGACCCTTCCAGCCGCGCTACTGA